CCTACGGGGTGGATGGGCAACAAAAAAGGTGAGCGATCGCCCACCTCACAAAACTCTTGAATCGTTAAAACTTAGACGTTGAAACGGAAAAGCATTACATCGCCTTCTTGGACGATGTATTCTTTGCCTTCACTGCGAACCAAGCCTTTTTCTTTGGCAGCAGCCATTGAACCTGTGGTGGTTAAATCCTTGTAGGCAACGGTTTCGGCTCGGATGAAGCCACGTTCAAAGTCGGAGTGGATCACACCAGCGGCTTGAGGGGCAGACATCCCAGCTTTAATCGTCCAAGCGCGAGTTTCTTTAGGGCCAGCGGTGAAATAGGTTCGGAGACCTAAGAGTTCGTAAGTTGCGCGAATTAGGGATTTAAGGCCACCTTCTTCCACACCCAAGGAAGCCAAGAAATCTTGACGCTCATCTTCGGGGATTTCAACCAGTTCTGACTCAACCTGCGCTGAGACCACCACTACTTGCGCTTCTGAGCCTGCATACTGTCGCACTTGCTCTACCTGAGCATTCCCTGCCGCCAAATCATCTTCCGAAACGTTGGCAGCATAGATGATGGGCTTGCGGGTTAGCAGACCTAGAGGCTTAACGATGAGTTCTTCTTCCTCGTTCAGGTCAACTTGGCGGGCTTGTTTGCCTTCATTGAGGGCAGCACTTAGTTTTTCCAGTGCGCCGAGTTCGATCTGGGCTTCTTTGCTGGTGCGGGCATTTTTGCGGGTGCGCTCAATCTTGCGATCGATCTGGAAGAGATCGGACAATCCCAGTTCTAAGTTGATCACTTCGATGTCGCGGACAGGATCAACCGAACCTGAGACGTGGATGATGTCGTCATTCTCGAAGCAGCGCACCACATGCACGATCGCATCGACTTCACGAATGTTGGCGAGAAATTGGTTGCCCAACCCTTCCCCTTTGCTAGCACCTTTCACCAACCCAGCGATGTCTACAAACTCAACCCGCGTGGGTAGAATTTCTGCTGAGTTAGAAATCTTGGCGAGTGCTTGCAGCCGCTCATCCGGAACCGCGACTACGCCAACGTTTGGCTCAATGGTGCAGAAAGGAAAGTTGGCAGCTTGGGCTTTGGCATTGGCGACCAAAGCATTGAACAAAGTTGATTTTCCGACGTTGGGCAGTCCAACAATCCCGGCTCTTAGCATGTCAGTTTGGTTGCGAGAGTAAACAATTCAGCAGATGGGCTGATATTGATTTTATTGCGGTTCCGGAATCGTTTGGGGAATTGGCGCGGGAACGGTCTGCGGAATTGGCGCAGGAACAGTCTCAGGAACGGGACTAGGAATCGTTTGCGGAACGGTTTGCGGAATCGGTTCGGGCACAGGACCAGGAACAGGTTCTGGAATCATGGGGCCTGGGCTTGGTTCTAAGGGGCCAGGACCAGGGGTGGGGATTTGTGGCTCTGGAATGCTAATCATGTACATGGCGATCGCGTCTCCGTGGCATAACGTCTCTACGGTAAGAGGCAATCGCATGGTTGGCATCCCCCGCAAGTAACGACCTCATAACAACTACCCATGCTGAAACACCACAGAAAAGTTGTTGGCAGGCATCGGTACAGTTTCTCGGAAAATCAAGTTTTGGGCTTTGGCTGCGGCGACGACATCTTCTAGGTTTCGCACGCCCCAATCGGGATTTTGCGATCGCAACGATTCATCAAACAACTCATTGCTAGGAGCGGTATGTTGCCCATTTTGCTTGTAGGGGCCATAGAGATACAGGATGGCACCTGAGGGGAGAATACGGCCCGCGCCTGCCAGCAACCCTAGACCAGCTGACCAAGGCGCAATGTGAATCATGTTGCAACAGACGATCGCGGTAATGGGTGGCTCAGAGGGATCGCTGCCATCACTGGCTGTCTCAACGGGCCAAACAGAGTCTCGCGTGTCTAGTTGCAGGGGCGATCGCAAGTTATTCGCAGGCCACTCTTGCTGCCATGCAGCAATGCTAGCCACCATCTCAGGATTGGGGTCGCTGGGTTGCCAAATCCGAGGCTGGAGACGTGGCGCAAAGAAGATGGCATGTTCCCCAGTGCCACTCGCCACTTCCAAGACTGTGCCTGTGGCGGGCAACACTCGCTGCAACACCTGTAAGATCGGTTCTCGATTACGAGCCGTAGCTGGTGCATGACGGCAGGCATCATTAGTCGTTGGGTGGTCAGGCATAGGGTTCTGTAGAACGTCTCACCTGCCCATCTTACCTATTGAGCAGGCTGAACTTGATCGGGCTGTGCCTGACTAGGTTGAACCTGACTGGGTTGAGCCTGAACAGGTTGAGGACTGGGTTGAGGAGTGGGTTGAGGAGTGGATTGAACTTCAGGAAGTTGAGTTTCTTGAGCAGGCGCAGAATCAGGTCTGGTTTGACGTGCTAAATACTGACTCAACGCATAAGCCAAATCCCCTCTAGTAATCGGCTGGAGCGGGTTAATCTGATCTGCGTTTACATTCACAAAACCTTCATTCAAGGCCGTTGCCATTGCTTTGCGTGCCCAGGTAGGAATGCTTTGCGAATCAGGATAACGAGCCAAAATTGCGTTTACAGTGGCATCTGGGAACTGATACACCCCATAGGCTTGAGCAAAAATTGCCAAAGCTTCGGCTCTGGTCATTTTCTGATTTGGGTAAAACAGCCGACCCCGATACCCAGTCATAGTGCCTGTCTTTAGCACCGTTTGAATGTCTTTGTAACCCCAGTAATTAGGTGAGACATCATCGACCGGGACTGGCTCACTCTGCTTAGCCGCTGCTCGCTGATTCAACTGAAAGGTTTTTACCAAAATGGAGGCGAGTTCAGCGCGACTGAGTAAGTCGTTCTCACGGAAATTGCCATTAATATCTTTCGTCATCAAACCAGATGCAATCACCTGAGCGATCGGATCAGCCACAGGTGTTGTCACCTCTACAGGCTCGCCCAAGGGGGGTGCTTCTGGAATCGATTGCGCTTGGACTACTAGTTGCAATCCTTGTAGCAACATCACTAGAGAAATAGCGCTGAGTAAGCGGTGCATCTTGATAAATCCCTCCTGACTGTGCCAACTCTACGAATTACCTATCCTTCACACCCGCTAGAGTCTTTGAATCAACACTCTCAGCGAAGTTTACGGATCAGGTTTAACGAACGTGCTAGAGATTGCGTCGTTCAGTGAGGCCAATCTAGTTGATGACCCCGACCGTCCAGTTGACGAGTCAATCAGATTTATGTTTCAGCAAATTTACTCATCGGCGATCGCGCAGGTTTAATTTGGGTCTGCGATCGCAGCTAACACTACTTTGGGAGCCAATTTATCCTTAAACCAAATAATTCGCGCGGGTGTATCTTGCACCTTCACGCCTGCTTTTTCTAGGTTTAAGCGCTCGGAGATCGCCAGAATCAAGTTGTCGCAACCCGATTGGCGCACTTGGGAGAATTTTTTGCGGAGATATTCCGGTCGCCAATAACCCACGATTTCTAAAAGAAATGTGCGCCCGTCAGGATGGACGAGGCGAAAGTCGGGAATCATCACACTGCCTGGAATCGGAATTAGATCTACTTCTCGTTCCAATTTCCACTCAGATTTCAAGGAATCCCAGCGATCGGCGAAGGAGGCTTCCAACATGCTGTCGTAGGGCTTGCCGGGGGGATAATGCGTTACCAAACCACAATCGTCTTTAAGACTAAAGTGGCGTAGTTTGGGTTCATTGGTGTAAAAGTCACGGGTTTGTAAAGTAGCTTTCAGGTTCCACTTCGTGACATGCAGCATGGCTGGAATGAGTTTAGCGATATCCAAGCCGTAGCGGGTGCTGACTTTGAACAAACTAGCAGGCCCATCAATCGTGATTGTAAAGCCATGATCCGCGTCGCCTTCAATGTAGGTCATCAGTTGAAACAGCTTCAGGTAGCGGAACAGCAGCTTGTATTCACCCGGATCGTTTCGATGCACATTCAGGATAATATGGCTGGCTTTGTAGAATACGCCCTGCACTTGCGACAGGTTGTAGCGATGCAGCAGCGCTTCGGGCGTGGGTTCTTCAAATTGGGTGAGGATGCGGTTCTCTGCCAAGTCTGCATATAAACCCGCGCGAATCTGATCTGGAAAAACTTCTCGCTCTAATTCTTTGCTCAACAGATCTGCTAAGCGATCCAAAGTCTGAGGAGTCGCTTGGGGGCTGGGCAGGGTGTTCGCCGCAAAAGCAAAGACTCGTTCTCGTAACTGCTGCGGCTCTAGGGGGCTAATGATCTCGAAGGTACACATGGCACTCTTAAGCAAATGTGCCAAACCCCGCTTCATCCGGTAGTCGGGGGTATCTCCTTCTAGCTCTTGCAGTTGCCGATTCAGTTCTCCCTGCGTCTGCCCTACCGCATCTCGAAACAGAGAAATTAGCTCAGTGGCGATCGCTACATTTGTCGCCTCAATCTTCAGGCGTTTCGGGATGATCTCCTCCCCACTGTATCGGTGAATCAGCAGCTCGGTGGGTAGCATGGGCGCTTATCTCGTAAGGGCTAGATATGGGATTTGAGGGAACAATTTCTAATTGTCGGGGTTGCTGTGCAGGTTTGGGCTTGAATTTGGCAGTAGTCGAGGCAGTAGTAGAACGACGGCGATCAGAGGTGTTTTCTTCGCTGGTCTGCTCTGCCACCACTTCATACAGCATGGCTAATTTCTCGCCTTCTTTGCTGCGTCGGAGCACGCGACCTAAGCGTTGAATAAACTCTCGTTGTGAGCCTGTGCCAGAGAGAATGACTGCAACACTAGCTTCTGGCACATCTACGCCTTCGTTGAGTACGTGAGATGTCACCAAGGTTTTGTAAGTGCCGTTGCGAAAGCGGTCTAGAATTTCGTGGCGTTCCTTAACCGGGGTTTGGTGGGTTAGGGCTGGAATCAAAAAGTTTTGTGAGATCCGATAAACCGTGGCATTGTCGTTGGTGAAGATGAGGATGCGTTCTGGGTAGTGCTGCGACAACAAATCTGCTAGGACTCGGAGCTTTCCTTCTGTGCCTAAAGCGATCTCCTTCGACTCTCGGTGGGCTAACATCGCTCTCCGTCCTGCCTGCGATCGCGCACTCGCCTGCACAAATCGCTGCCATCCCTGGATGCTGCCCAAACGGATATTCACATCCTGCAAAAACTGATTCCGCGTCTTGATCAACTCATCGTAGCGATCGCGCTCTTGAGCCGACAGTTTTACCTTAATCTGCACCACTTCATGATTTGCCAGTGCAGTTCCAGAGAGTTCTTCAGGTGTGCGGCGATAGACTTCTGGCCCTACCAGGGTTTCAAGATCGGCATGTCTCCCATCCGCTCTTTCTGGCGTAGCAGTGAGACCTAAGCGGTAAGGAGCGATCGCAAACTCAGCAATCACTCGGTTAAAGTCGCTGGGTAAGTGATGGCACTCGTCAAAAATCAGCAACGCATATTGGTTGCCCAAGGATTCAGCATTGATGGCGGCGCTGTCATAAGTAGAGACGAGGATGGGAGTGCGATCGCGGGAGCCTCCGCCTAGCAAACCAATTTCTACATCTGGGAAAGCAGCCATTAGGTGGGCGTACCACTGGTGCATCAAGTCTAAAGTGGGCACCACGATCAGCGTATGGCGGGGCGTGGCTTGCATCGCCATTTGCGCTAGATAGGTCTTCCCTGCCGCTGTGGGCAATACCACCACTCCCTGCCGTCCCGCCTCAATCCAGGCCGCTAGCGCCTCGCTTTGGTGGGGATAAGGTTGCATCTCCACACTTGCTACCAAGGGCAACGGTGCAAAAATTCGGGCTTGATCTTCAAAGGCGGTGCCATCAGATTGCAACGCTTCTACCAATTCGCGGTAATGAATCGCCGGAATTCGGAAGCGTTCTACCCGGTCATCCCAAGTGGCAAACTCAATCCACGCCTTACCTTTCGGTGGTGGATGCAGAATCAATGTACCCCGATCAAAGGAGAGCGTAGGAGTGCGAGCCATCAGTCCCTAACAGTTGTTCTCTCCGCTCATTGTAGAGGTTTGGCGGAATCCGGGCGATCGCGGGTCTGCGGCAAATTTAGTATCGTGGCCTGCCGTAAGAACAATAACGGAATGCTCAACACACCAAAACAAATCACGACTCCGGTCATAATCCACACCATGAGCCGATTCGGTCGATAGTTGCCCCGCTCAATTTGCCAAAACACTTGGTTGTAGTTCCACGCCGCTCCCACAATCGCTACGATGCCAAAAATCACCAACCCCAACCCCAAATTCTCAGAATTAAATACAGGGTGAGCTGTAGAAGGCTGTTGAGTTAAAGTGGCTTGCAGTTGTCGCAGAAACAAGCCGAAGCGGGCGATCGCAAAGCCAAATCCAATCAGCGCGATCGAGGTTCGTAGCCAAGCCAGAAAAGTTCGTTCGTTGGCTTGGTGTTCACGTTGGCGATCGACCTGTGGCTTTTGAGTCATGCCTGAGGAAATGCTGGTGGCAGCGTCATAGCCTAACTAGCGTGGGTTCGGCTTTAGTTACCACAGGGGTCGTAGTCGGGTCGTAGCCGAGCTGTTCAGTAATTCGTTGTTTCGCTAAAACCCGATATTCCCAAAAGTGCTCTCCCACAGCGCATAGGCTCAAATACATGGCTAGAGTCTGGGGTTTAGTCCGGGCGATCGCCCACAACTGTCGCCAAAACTGCCCGCGAATTTCGGGTCGGCGTATCCCTTGATGCCAGATTAACTGGCTAACCAGCCGCAACCCTCTACCTGGTGTAAACTGCATTGTCTGCTTACGGCCTGAGGGAGGCGTGATGTTGAGACATTGCTGAAAGCATCGCCGCAGGTAGTTAGCAGGTTCATACAAAGTCCAAAAACCCTCTACATACTCCTTAGCAATCTCCGCGATCGGTCGGGTGGGAACGAAATTCATCAGGGTGTTTTGATCACCCACATCCGTTACACCTACGCCTTCAACCAAGCGTTTTTCTTGTTGCAGTCGATTCCACAGAGCCGTGTTGGGCAGGGCTTGCAAAATTCCTAGCATGGGCTGAGGGATACTGGTTTGTTCGACAAAAGCTTGGATTCGCTCCCCTGCCCCTGAGCGCTCTCCATCAAAGCCCAAGATAAACCCAGCGTAGATCAGCAATCCTGCCTCATTGATTTTGCGGCAAGCCTCGATCAGCGGATTCCGAGTATTCTGCATCTTGCGCGTCACTTGGAGACTGTCTTGATCCGGCGTTTCAATACCGAGGAAGACGGCATAGAAACCTGCTTCTCGCATCATTTGTAGCAGTTCATCATCTTCTGCCAAGTTCACCGAAGCTTCGGTCATAAAGGTGAAGGGATAGTCATGCTCCTGCATCCAGGGAATCAGTTCCCGGAGAAAGCGTTTGACGTTGCGCTGATTGCCAATAAAGTTGTCATCCACAATAAAGAGCGAGCCTCGCCAGCCCAAGTCATACAGCGCTTGCAACTCGGCTAAAGCTTGCTGTGGTTCTTTGGTACGCGGTTTGCGACCGTAGAGCGTGATGATGTCACAAAACTCGCAATTAAAAGGACAACCCCGCGAAAACTGGATCGCCATCATAAAGTAGGCATCGCGTTGCAGCAAATCGAAACGAGGCAGAGGACTTAAGCTGACATCTGGTTTTTCGAGAGAACGAAAGACGCCTTGAGATTCTCCTTGCGCGATCGCCGCCAAAAATTGCGGTACTGTCATCTCCCCTTCATCTAGGATCAGATAATGCGCTCCAGAGGCTAAAGCGTCTTGCGGTACCGATGTGGGATACGGCCCACCCACGGCCACTTTCTTGCCCAATTGCACTGCTTTTTGAATTAGGGCGTGGAAGTCTGGTTTCTGCACCAGCATGGCTGAGAGGATAACTATGTCACACCATTCCCAGTCCGCCTCAGTTTCAACCTTGACGTTGCGATCGTAGAAGCGAATCTCCCAATCCTGCGGTAAGAGCGCAGCAACGGTAATGATGCCTAAGGGTGGAATGACAGCTTTGAGTCCAGCCATCTCCATACAACGATCGTACGACCAAAAGGACTGAGGAAACCGAGGATAGAGCAGTAGTGCTTTCATAGTGTCCTGAGTATGGCTTTAGCCTTACCTTGGCAAGAGAAAATACACCCTACATCCCACACAAGACAGATCTTCTTCAGGAAAGCCTGAGCCACCACTCAGGACTCAACTATCAGCTTTAATCTTCTGACAGCTTCAACTCGCTCTCGATCTTGTATATACCCAGTTCTAGCCCTATTTAGGAATTGCTTGAGGTCGCTAAACTGTCACGCCCTTCCAACAAGGCAGTCACTGCATTGACGACTACTTGGGCAGATCCTGCAAAGAATTTCTGGTCAATGGTCTCTGGGGTATCGCTAGATTGATGGTAATGGGGTGTGCGGAAATTTGCTGTATCTGTAATGACTACGGCACCAATTCCCTTTTGCCAGAACGGCGCATGATCGCTACGGAGTAAATCTGGAGTCAACAAACCCCGCAACGGTATAGGTAGAGTAATCACAGAGGGTAGATCAGGTTTGGCGGGTTGATGAAAAGCTGCTAGCAAGGGTAAATGTTCCTGATCGCCAATGGCTGCTAAAAAATCTCCCTGGCTAGTCGTAGGTTGAAAAGGCAACCCAACGGGATAGGTTTGACATCCCGGTTCGTAACAGGCGTACCCTAGCATTTCAGGGATAATCACACCTTGCAGATCTTGTAACAGGTTGGCATCAGAGGCAAAGGCAAAGCTGCCGAGCAACCCCCGTTCTTCTTGGTCAAACAAACTTATTTTCAAAGTGCGGGGAGTCGATCGCGCACCGAGTAACTGAGCTACTTCCAGGGTTGTTGCTACCCCGGTTGCATTATCATCGGCTCCGGGAGACCCCACCACCGTATCGAAA
This region of Trichocoleus desertorum NBK24 genomic DNA includes:
- a CDS encoding DEAD/DEAH box helicase; its protein translation is MARTPTLSFDRGTLILHPPPKGKAWIEFATWDDRVERFRIPAIHYRELVEALQSDGTAFEDQARIFAPLPLVASVEMQPYPHQSEALAAWIEAGRQGVVVLPTAAGKTYLAQMAMQATPRHTLIVVPTLDLMHQWYAHLMAAFPDVEIGLLGGGSRDRTPILVSTYDSAAINAESLGNQYALLIFDECHHLPSDFNRVIAEFAIAPYRLGLTATPERADGRHADLETLVGPEVYRRTPEELSGTALANHEVVQIKVKLSAQERDRYDELIKTRNQFLQDVNIRLGSIQGWQRFVQASARSQAGRRAMLAHRESKEIALGTEGKLRVLADLLSQHYPERILIFTNDNATVYRISQNFLIPALTHQTPVKERHEILDRFRNGTYKTLVTSHVLNEGVDVPEASVAVILSGTGSQREFIQRLGRVLRRSKEGEKLAMLYEVVAEQTSEENTSDRRRSTTASTTAKFKPKPAQQPRQLEIVPSNPISSPYEISAHATHRAADSPIQWGGDHPETPED
- a CDS encoding S-layer homology domain-containing protein, producing the protein MHRLLSAISLVMLLQGLQLVVQAQSIPEAPPLGEPVEVTTPVADPIAQVIASGLMTKDINGNFRENDLLSRAELASILVKTFQLNQRAAAKQSEPVPVDDVSPNYWGYKDIQTVLKTGTMTGYRGRLFYPNQKMTRAEALAIFAQAYGVYQFPDATVNAILARYPDSQSIPTWARKAMATALNEGFVNVNADQINPLQPITRGDLAYALSQYLARQTRPDSAPAQETQLPEVQSTPQPTPQPSPQPVQAQPSQVQPSQAQPDQVQPAQ
- a CDS encoding DUF790 family protein, with the protein product MLPTELLIHRYSGEEIIPKRLKIEATNVAIATELISLFRDAVGQTQGELNRQLQELEGDTPDYRMKRGLAHLLKSAMCTFEIISPLEPQQLRERVFAFAANTLPSPQATPQTLDRLADLLSKELEREVFPDQIRAGLYADLAENRILTQFEEPTPEALLHRYNLSQVQGVFYKASHIILNVHRNDPGEYKLLFRYLKLFQLMTYIEGDADHGFTITIDGPASLFKVSTRYGLDIAKLIPAMLHVTKWNLKATLQTRDFYTNEPKLRHFSLKDDCGLVTHYPPGKPYDSMLEASFADRWDSLKSEWKLEREVDLIPIPGSVMIPDFRLVHPDGRTFLLEIVGYWRPEYLRKKFSQVRQSGCDNLILAISERLNLEKAGVKVQDTPARIIWFKDKLAPKVVLAAIADPN
- a CDS encoding B12-binding domain-containing radical SAM protein: MKALLLYPRFPQSFWSYDRCMEMAGLKAVIPPLGIITVAALLPQDWEIRFYDRNVKVETEADWEWCDIVILSAMLVQKPDFHALIQKAVQLGKKVAVGGPYPTSVPQDALASGAHYLILDEGEMTVPQFLAAIAQGESQGVFRSLEKPDVSLSPLPRFDLLQRDAYFMMAIQFSRGCPFNCEFCDIITLYGRKPRTKEPQQALAELQALYDLGWRGSLFIVDDNFIGNQRNVKRFLRELIPWMQEHDYPFTFMTEASVNLAEDDELLQMMREAGFYAVFLGIETPDQDSLQVTRKMQNTRNPLIEACRKINEAGLLIYAGFILGFDGERSGAGERIQAFVEQTSIPQPMLGILQALPNTALWNRLQQEKRLVEGVGVTDVGDQNTLMNFVPTRPIAEIAKEYVEGFWTLYEPANYLRRCFQQCLNITPPSGRKQTMQFTPGRGLRLVSQLIWHQGIRRPEIRGQFWRQLWAIARTKPQTLAMYLSLCAVGEHFWEYRVLAKQRITEQLGYDPTTTPVVTKAEPTLVRL
- a CDS encoding DUF938 domain-containing protein; the protein is MPDHPTTNDACRHAPATARNREPILQVLQRVLPATGTVLEVASGTGEHAIFFAPRLQPRIWQPSDPNPEMVASIAAWQQEWPANNLRSPLQLDTRDSVWPVETASDGSDPSEPPITAIVCCNMIHIAPWSAGLGLLAGAGRILPSGAILYLYGPYKQNGQHTAPSNELFDESLRSQNPDWGVRNLEDVVAAAKAQNLIFRETVPMPANNFSVVFQHG
- a CDS encoding M28 family peptidase, whose translation is MVNELGSPSCDRGRLIMRKRHWIWAALFLLAVVVGLVVGQTWHRRSPAYVTVNHFRNDSPLSEQLSQLSPPAPDSSVTSPPTSPLVNAPAVNPQRLFAHVQALAFERHSESDRLQAREYILKALEQAGWQPYLQVFSGGVNVVAERVGTDPQAGSILVAAHFDTVVGSPGADDNATGVATTLEVAQLLGARSTPRTLKISLFDQEERGLLGSFAFASDANLLQDLQGVIIPEMLGYACYEPGCQTYPVGLPFQPTTSQGDFLAAIGDQEHLPLLAAFHQPAKPDLPSVITLPIPLRGLLTPDLLRSDHAPFWQKGIGAVVITDTANFRTPHYHQSSDTPETIDQKFFAGSAQVVVNAVTALLEGRDSLATSSNS
- the ychF gene encoding redox-regulated ATPase YchF, with amino-acid sequence MLRAGIVGLPNVGKSTLFNALVANAKAQAANFPFCTIEPNVGVVAVPDERLQALAKISNSAEILPTRVEFVDIAGLVKGASKGEGLGNQFLANIREVDAIVHVVRCFENDDIIHVSGSVDPVRDIEVINLELGLSDLFQIDRKIERTRKNARTSKEAQIELGALEKLSAALNEGKQARQVDLNEEEELIVKPLGLLTRKPIIYAANVSEDDLAAGNAQVEQVRQYAGSEAQVVVVSAQVESELVEIPEDERQDFLASLGVEEGGLKSLIRATYELLGLRTYFTAGPKETRAWTIKAGMSAPQAAGVIHSDFERGFIRAETVAYKDLTTTGSMAAAKEKGLVRSEGKEYIVQEGDVMLFRFNV
- a CDS encoding YidH family protein — protein: MTQKPQVDRQREHQANERTFLAWLRTSIALIGFGFAIARFGLFLRQLQATLTQQPSTAHPVFNSENLGLGLVIFGIVAIVGAAWNYNQVFWQIERGNYRPNRLMVWIMTGVVICFGVLSIPLLFLRQATILNLPQTRDRPDSAKPLQ